One Gammaproteobacteria bacterium DNA window includes the following coding sequences:
- a CDS encoding LysR family transcriptional regulator, translated as MNIDTVTLKCFLAIADTGSFTQAAQRVGRTQSAVSQQIAKLENCLGTALIERGKTVHLTNEGEIFLGYARRIFALHSELIDRFKEPELTGEVRFGLPESFASVFLSEILVHFAQIHPRIMLIVDCDLTLNLYERFKQKEFDLVLLKMSRPEDFPNGVEVWSEKLEWIGDKNLVNTMLQKEEPIPLVLSPAPCVYRASAIGALEKAGLKWRQVFSSPSYAGTNAAVKAGLGISVLPKTMIPAELNAIDGTKLPTLSDSHISLLKQNPNNSAVLTFEEFVLKKLKH; from the coding sequence ATGAACATCGATACAGTCACTCTCAAATGCTTTCTTGCCATTGCGGATACAGGCAGTTTCACACAGGCTGCTCAACGAGTTGGACGAACCCAATCTGCTGTGAGCCAACAAATCGCCAAACTCGAAAATTGTCTAGGGACTGCCCTGATCGAACGAGGCAAAACAGTTCACCTAACTAATGAAGGTGAAATTTTTCTAGGGTACGCCAGAAGAATATTTGCTTTACATTCAGAGTTAATTGACCGGTTCAAAGAACCTGAATTGACGGGCGAAGTGCGTTTTGGATTACCTGAAAGTTTTGCATCCGTTTTTCTTTCAGAAATCCTCGTTCATTTTGCACAAATTCATCCTCGGATTATGCTGATCGTCGATTGCGATCTTACTTTAAATTTGTATGAAAGATTTAAACAAAAAGAATTCGACTTAGTGTTATTGAAAATGAGCAGACCCGAAGATTTTCCCAATGGCGTGGAAGTCTGGTCTGAAAAACTAGAGTGGATAGGAGACAAAAATCTTGTTAATACAATGCTTCAAAAGGAGGAGCCAATTCCGCTCGTTCTTTCTCCAGCACCATGCGTCTATCGGGCTAGCGCCATAGGAGCACTCGAAAAAGCAGGGCTAAAATGGAGGCAAGTTTTTAGTAGTCCTAGTTATGCAGGCACTAATGCAGCAGTAAAGGCAGGTCTAGGAATTTCTGTATTACCTAAAACCATGATTCCCGCCGAGCTGAACGCAATTGATGGTACGAAGCTACCTACTTTAAGCGATTCACATATTTCTTTATTAAAACAAAACCCAAACAATTCTGCCGTTCTCACCTTCGAAGAGTTTGTCCTAAAGAAATTAAAACATTAA
- a CDS encoding proton-conducting membrane transporter, with product MLIELLSKVFNFDALAVIMIGLVALIGCLVWLFASRYMQGDEHYGRFLLRLMALCVSVLLLLASDNLVAFFLAWCASNALLVLLMVHKYEWSAAKASGVLAGKTFLVGAISLAAAFQILFLITGSMSIQTIIQIELHPTQQLALSFALGLMLLAAMTQSAIWPFHRWLLSSLNSPTPVSAIMHAGLINGGGFLLARFGQLFLMEKNLLLVVFTIGLLSALLGTAWKLIQSDVKRMLACSTMAQMGFMLMQCGLGLFPAAVAHLCWHGLFKATLFLGAGGAAQDKKELFKQSPGLSMFILSLFCGFVGSYFFAYATGEEWFALDTTLILVCIAFLTAAQFSLTFLKSVGNKYAAIALLLSSLVGMSYGLSVSLITNLLVPLNLSEPQPLNLIHGFGLMIMILAWSAMQFRNELGNLMWVKQKSKVLYVRALNASQPAPNTITAHRNHYHY from the coding sequence ATGTTAATTGAACTGCTATCGAAAGTATTCAATTTCGATGCGTTGGCAGTGATTATGATCGGTCTAGTTGCCCTTATAGGCTGTTTAGTATGGCTATTCGCCAGCCGTTACATGCAGGGTGACGAGCATTACGGACGTTTTTTGCTCAGATTGATGGCTTTATGTGTTAGTGTTCTGCTGTTATTAGCGTCTGACAATCTCGTAGCCTTCTTTTTGGCTTGGTGTGCAAGTAATGCCCTATTAGTATTGCTGATGGTACATAAGTACGAATGGTCGGCTGCCAAAGCGTCTGGAGTACTTGCAGGCAAAACCTTTCTTGTAGGGGCCATTAGTCTTGCAGCCGCTTTTCAGATATTGTTTTTGATTACCGGATCAATGTCCATTCAAACAATCATCCAAATTGAATTGCATCCTACCCAGCAGTTAGCCTTGAGTTTTGCGTTGGGTCTGATGTTATTAGCGGCCATGACACAGTCTGCAATTTGGCCTTTTCATCGTTGGCTATTAAGTTCATTGAATTCTCCAACGCCCGTTTCAGCAATTATGCATGCTGGGTTAATTAATGGCGGTGGATTTTTACTGGCACGATTTGGGCAATTGTTTCTCATGGAAAAAAACCTCCTATTAGTAGTTTTTACAATAGGATTATTGAGTGCATTATTAGGTACTGCCTGGAAATTAATTCAAAGTGATGTTAAGCGAATGTTGGCTTGTTCAACAATGGCGCAGATGGGGTTCATGTTAATGCAGTGTGGTTTGGGATTATTTCCCGCAGCAGTTGCTCATTTATGCTGGCATGGATTATTTAAGGCAACATTATTTCTCGGTGCTGGTGGTGCGGCCCAAGATAAAAAAGAATTATTCAAGCAAAGCCCTGGTTTAAGTATGTTCATTTTGAGTCTTTTCTGTGGTTTTGTCGGAAGTTATTTTTTCGCTTACGCAACTGGAGAAGAGTGGTTTGCTCTGGATACTACATTGATATTAGTTTGTATAGCTTTTTTAACAGCAGCCCAATTCTCCTTAACCTTTTTAAAGTCTGTAGGAAATAAATATGCTGCAATTGCTTTGTTGTTGAGCTCCCTCGTCGGAATGTCATATGGGCTGAGTGTTTCATTAATCACCAACTTGTTGGTTCCACTGAATTTATCAGAGCCACAGCCTCTCAATTTAATTCATGGTTTTGGATTAATGATAATGATCCTGGCATGGAGTGCTATGCAATTCAGAAATGAATTAGGCAATTTGATGTGGGTAAAACAAAAATCAAAAGTGCTTTATGTAAGAGCTCTGAATGCAAGTCAGCCTGCCCCTAACACAATCACGGCCCATCGTAACCACTATCATTATTAA
- a CDS encoding DUF2309 domain-containing protein → MKTLNRDFKENSMQAHWDVKGSSFEYLKKNIKDVWDIIPPVWPLENIIACNPLQGLESFSFEEACVIGSNYFQKSDLPETLLSVNRETIKWCQAFFDQGQATFSMPGRAKGLYKAWLELALYDENLHQNVPYKIQILKGLSENPRDAIFYVLMVLNIPESLSKEFLTILLTSLPGWSGYVKYQVEWATNNLNAQYPLSEDDFLAIRLVTFVLLCPNVKDFINHIKINSSDIASINERTRLMKSREEKYLSSLLPLLRSQMSSDELRSIKKSAEVQLVFCIDVRSEPFRRAIEKEGNYETLGFAGFFGLPIRIRKISSDEFDSCPVLLDSQHIIQEELSCSDKQCHKFHRGENIIKNIKRIYYGLKYSFSTHFGLVETIGLWSGVWMMIKTLSPKMASILKNSLIRLLKPQVAIDPIIEKTAVLSSENPGIEFSEQCQYAANSLAMMGLTQYFAPIVAFCGHGSTTQNNAFATALDCGACGGHHGGFNAKILAKILNDSRVREWLSQNTEIKIPVETVFIAAQHDTTTDAMELYLQNNVEEKIRNKLAKLKQDLDMARIKNNVIRAQELGYFCKSKNALDHCTLRSQDWAQTRPEWGLSRNACFIVGPRNLTKNIILEGRSFLHSYDWRQDPEGKFLEIILTAPMVVAQWINAQYLFSTMDNIAYGSGSKITQNITGKIGVMQGNASDLMHGLPLQSVYKDDQTQYHEPMRLLTVVYAPKDRVSQIIKRQPCLQKLFGNGWVNLAILDPNDQSIGILQRDFSWKDFQ, encoded by the coding sequence ATGAAAACGCTAAATCGAGATTTCAAAGAAAATTCTATGCAAGCACATTGGGACGTTAAGGGAAGTTCTTTTGAGTACCTGAAGAAAAATATAAAGGATGTATGGGATATTATTCCTCCAGTTTGGCCTTTAGAAAATATAATCGCATGTAATCCTTTGCAAGGCTTAGAATCTTTTTCTTTCGAGGAAGCTTGTGTTATAGGCTCTAACTATTTTCAAAAGTCAGATTTGCCAGAAACATTGCTTTCTGTCAATCGTGAAACAATAAAATGGTGCCAAGCTTTTTTTGATCAAGGGCAAGCGACATTTTCAATGCCAGGACGAGCAAAAGGTCTTTATAAAGCTTGGCTTGAACTGGCCTTGTATGATGAAAATTTGCATCAAAACGTTCCGTATAAAATTCAGATTCTGAAGGGTTTATCGGAGAACCCAAGAGATGCTATTTTTTATGTTTTGATGGTATTAAATATACCCGAGTCTTTATCTAAAGAATTTTTGACTATATTGCTAACATCACTTCCGGGCTGGTCTGGATATGTAAAATACCAAGTAGAGTGGGCGACTAATAATTTGAATGCCCAATACCCACTGAGTGAAGATGATTTTTTAGCGATAAGGCTTGTTACATTTGTTTTATTATGTCCGAATGTCAAAGACTTTATAAATCATATTAAGATTAATTCGTCTGACATAGCTTCAATAAACGAAAGAACGAGACTCATGAAGTCGCGCGAAGAAAAATATTTGTCTTCTTTGCTTCCATTATTAAGATCTCAAATGAGCTCTGATGAATTAAGGTCGATTAAGAAGTCGGCTGAAGTTCAGTTAGTGTTTTGTATTGATGTTCGATCCGAACCTTTTAGACGTGCTATAGAAAAGGAAGGAAATTACGAAACACTTGGGTTCGCTGGGTTTTTTGGGTTACCTATTAGAATTCGTAAAATTTCCTCTGATGAATTTGACTCATGCCCAGTCTTACTGGACTCACAACACATCATTCAAGAGGAATTATCTTGTTCTGATAAACAATGTCATAAGTTCCATCGAGGCGAAAATATTATTAAAAATATCAAGCGAATTTATTATGGATTGAAATATTCTTTTTCGACACATTTTGGGCTTGTAGAGACCATCGGGCTGTGGTCCGGCGTGTGGATGATGATAAAAACATTGTCCCCGAAAATGGCTTCGATATTAAAAAATAGTCTGATACGTTTGCTCAAGCCTCAGGTTGCGATTGATCCCATTATTGAAAAAACTGCTGTTCTTAGTAGTGAAAATCCCGGTATCGAGTTTAGCGAACAATGTCAGTATGCGGCGAACTCCCTGGCTATGATGGGCTTAACTCAATATTTTGCTCCTATTGTTGCTTTTTGTGGTCATGGCAGTACAACTCAAAATAATGCTTTCGCAACTGCTTTAGATTGCGGGGCTTGCGGTGGTCATCATGGTGGATTTAATGCGAAGATTTTGGCAAAAATTCTGAATGATAGTCGGGTGAGGGAATGGTTATCGCAAAATACGGAGATTAAAATTCCTGTGGAAACAGTTTTTATAGCGGCACAACATGATACAACAACTGATGCAATGGAATTATATCTCCAAAATAATGTTGAGGAAAAAATCCGTAATAAACTAGCTAAATTGAAACAAGATTTAGACATGGCAAGAATTAAAAATAATGTTATTCGAGCGCAAGAATTAGGATATTTTTGCAAGAGCAAAAATGCTCTTGATCATTGTACACTCCGCAGTCAGGACTGGGCTCAGACAAGGCCGGAATGGGGGCTATCTAGAAACGCTTGTTTTATTGTGGGTCCTCGTAACCTGACAAAAAATATTATTCTAGAAGGTCGATCTTTTCTTCACTCCTATGATTGGCGTCAGGATCCAGAAGGGAAATTTCTAGAAATTATTTTGACAGCCCCCATGGTAGTTGCCCAATGGATCAACGCTCAATATCTTTTTTCAACTATGGATAACATAGCTTATGGTAGTGGAAGTAAAATTACTCAAAATATCACCGGTAAAATAGGAGTAATGCAGGGTAACGCCAGCGATTTAATGCATGGATTACCACTTCAATCTGTGTATAAAGATGATCAAACACAGTACCATGAACCTATGAGATTGCTCACCGTCGTCTATGCGCCTAAAGACAGGGTCAGTCAAATCATCAAAAGGCAGCCTTGTTTGCAAAAATTATTTGGTAATGGTTGGGTAAATTTAGCGATACTAGATCCAAATGATCAATCTATTGGTATTTTGCAGAGAGACTTTTCTTGGAAGGATTTCCAATAA
- the zapD gene encoding cell division protein ZapD: protein MLNNTPKITFEQPMNEHVRLCLRLEHLFKQLDENLPIETEWGSRVALSAVLEILNVVDRPDLKTKLTKALSQHSAKLAQLEKSPQVDKEKLHELLKEIDRLNETLFNLPGKIGAALRENEFLNNIRQYTYNPGGACNFCLPSYQLWLRQPSPHRTQTLNAWIKHFVNIRETVFLLLNLIRNGAVSSQQIARDGFYQQALDPNNPCELVRVSLPENIGIYPEISVGRHRMSVRFLLENLHDRPKQLQNEITFDLNIC from the coding sequence ATGCTCAATAATACCCCTAAAATAACGTTTGAACAGCCCATGAATGAGCATGTCCGCCTGTGCTTGCGCCTCGAACATCTTTTTAAACAACTGGATGAAAATCTTCCCATCGAAACAGAATGGGGTAGTCGCGTTGCTTTATCTGCAGTTCTTGAAATTTTAAACGTAGTCGACAGGCCTGATTTAAAAACAAAACTCACTAAAGCGCTCTCACAACATTCCGCAAAACTTGCTCAATTAGAAAAATCTCCTCAAGTCGATAAAGAAAAATTACATGAATTGCTAAAAGAGATTGATCGATTGAATGAAACGTTATTTAATTTACCTGGTAAAATCGGAGCTGCACTACGTGAAAATGAATTTTTAAATAATATTAGACAATACACTTACAATCCTGGTGGCGCATGCAATTTTTGCCTGCCTTCTTACCAACTCTGGCTACGACAACCTAGCCCTCATCGAACTCAAACATTGAATGCTTGGATAAAACATTTTGTTAACATACGCGAGACTGTTTTTTTACTATTGAATCTCATTCGAAATGGGGCAGTTTCATCACAACAAATTGCGCGCGATGGATTTTATCAGCAAGCTCTTGATCCCAACAATCCATGTGAACTGGTGCGTGTTAGCCTCCCTGAAAATATCGGCATTTATCCAGAAATTAGCGTGGGCAGACATCGCATGTCAGTGCGTTTTTTACTTGAAAATCTTCACGACAGACCAAAACAATTACAAAATGAAATCACATTTGATTTGAATATTTGCTGA
- a CDS encoding DMT family transporter, whose product MKKDPSTRTIYLLLLTNVVIWALAWPISKIGLAFMGPLWYSAWRFIIGSAAAIIALGAAGAIRIPKRKDLPIIFGIGLLQMTLFLMLINTGLSYVGAGRSAILAYSTPLWVTPLAAIFFHEKVTPIKLIGVLLGLSGIVVLFAPSSLDWSNGNIVFGNILLVLSAFVWALAILQSRFSQWHSDPLTLLPWQLLLATILTTAVALYHEPLSSIQWNSTLWLTLFYNGLLATAFGYWASITVFRNLPAVTSSLCYLGVPVLGLLFSALILGETIDLSVVTAMLLIVGGLVCVALSKNRPSTPQAANSAEYSNSQSH is encoded by the coding sequence ATGAAAAAAGACCCCAGCACACGCACTATCTATTTATTACTCCTAACCAATGTTGTGATTTGGGCATTAGCATGGCCCATCAGTAAAATTGGTTTAGCTTTTATGGGGCCGTTATGGTATTCAGCGTGGCGATTCATTATCGGAAGCGCGGCCGCTATTATCGCTCTCGGTGCCGCGGGTGCTATTCGTATACCCAAACGCAAAGATTTACCGATCATCTTTGGTATTGGCCTTCTTCAAATGACTTTGTTTTTAATGCTGATCAACACGGGATTATCCTATGTTGGCGCAGGTCGTTCAGCGATTCTCGCTTACTCAACACCCCTCTGGGTCACTCCGCTCGCAGCAATATTCTTCCACGAAAAAGTCACCCCCATAAAACTGATCGGGGTCTTATTAGGATTAAGCGGCATCGTTGTTCTATTTGCACCTAGCAGCTTAGATTGGAGCAATGGCAACATCGTATTTGGCAACATTTTACTTGTACTGTCCGCCTTTGTCTGGGCACTCGCGATATTGCAATCTCGTTTCAGTCAATGGCATTCAGATCCACTGACACTACTACCTTGGCAATTATTATTAGCCACCATTTTGACTACCGCCGTCGCGCTTTATCACGAACCGCTCTCGTCAATTCAATGGAACTCGACGCTCTGGCTCACACTATTTTATAATGGCCTATTAGCGACGGCTTTCGGATACTGGGCCTCAATCACCGTTTTCAGAAATCTTCCTGCTGTAACATCCTCTTTGTGCTATCTCGGCGTCCCAGTTCTTGGGCTTTTATTTTCAGCACTCATCCTTGGCGAGACCATCGACTTGTCGGTCGTAACTGCCATGCTGTTAATTGTCGGTGGATTAGTGTGCGTTGCTCTCAGCAAAAATCGCCCCTCTACCCCTCAAGCAGCCAATAGTGCAGAATACTCTAACAGCCAATCCCATTAA
- a CDS encoding glycine zipper 2TM domain-containing protein translates to MKAFKLAACSAILASATLVGCATNEEGGTVVGAGTGALVGYAIAPHSVLGPVIGAGAGAIVGNQVGRNIDRDQNYRHRYHHRQHYRYYED, encoded by the coding sequence ATGAAAGCATTTAAATTAGCAGCTTGCAGTGCGATTCTCGCGAGCGCAACACTAGTAGGCTGTGCAACTAATGAGGAAGGCGGGACGGTTGTGGGTGCGGGCACAGGCGCCTTAGTAGGTTATGCCATAGCACCTCATAGCGTACTTGGCCCAGTCATTGGTGCTGGAGCGGGAGCGATAGTAGGAAATCAAGTCGGTCGAAATATAGATAGAGACCAAAATTATCGACATCGTTATCATCACCGACAACATTATCGCTATTACGAAGACTAA
- the coaE gene encoding dephospho-CoA kinase (Dephospho-CoA kinase (CoaE) performs the final step in coenzyme A biosynthesis.), translated as MLTIGLTGGIGSGKTTVANFFADLGITIIDTDILARHVVQSGTLALQNIADHFGNEILNQDHTLNRNKLAGKVFNNPDDKTWLEKLLHPLIREEVAMAKKKVTSPYCIVVIPLLVETLPNPDIDRILVVEAPQSLQISRVNHRDQRPESEISAIIQSQATPDARLAVADDVIVNDGSMEKLRDEISELHKKYLALSGV; from the coding sequence ATGCTAACAATCGGTTTAACAGGTGGAATTGGCTCGGGTAAGACAACGGTTGCGAATTTTTTTGCTGATTTGGGAATAACAATTATAGATACGGATATCCTTGCTCGCCATGTCGTTCAATCAGGCACCTTAGCCTTACAAAATATAGCCGACCACTTTGGCAATGAAATTCTTAATCAAGATCACACCTTAAATCGCAACAAATTGGCCGGAAAAGTTTTCAATAATCCTGATGATAAAACGTGGCTAGAAAAATTACTGCATCCTCTTATCCGCGAAGAAGTTGCAATGGCAAAAAAGAAAGTGACCTCACCTTATTGCATCGTCGTGATTCCATTATTGGTCGAAACGTTACCAAACCCCGATATTGATCGAATATTGGTGGTGGAAGCGCCTCAATCGTTACAGATCAGTCGAGTCAATCATCGCGATCAACGTCCTGAATCCGAAATTTCTGCGATTATTCAATCTCAAGCCACTCCCGATGCGCGCCTCGCTGTCGCGGATGATGTGATCGTCAATGACGGAAGTATGGAAAAATTGCGTGACGAGATCAGTGAGCTGCACAAGAAGTATCTTGCCTTATCTGGCGTTTGA
- a CDS encoding A24 family peptidase, which produces MLFFSLVGILGLCVGSFLNVVVYRLPIMLERSWTAITLASDNIKQSRFKTTFNVAVPRSHCPFCKKNISAYHNIPLFSYLFLRGKSACCAQKIPLRYPIIELSSLIISLFLSAHYGASWQFLAALGFSWTLIILFYIDVENKILPDNLTLSLLWAGLLINTAQIFTPIENAIFGAVFGYVFFWIIAFLYHHWRGIEGLGLGDAKLLSACGAWFGWQMLPLIILLSSLLGTVIGIVYLLMRRGNLREAIPFGPFIAIAAFISMIWGQDIVSAYCNLMDVSF; this is translated from the coding sequence ATGCTATTTTTTAGCCTCGTCGGTATTTTGGGTCTTTGTGTTGGGAGTTTTCTCAATGTGGTGGTTTATCGTTTACCCATCATGTTAGAAAGAAGTTGGACTGCCATTACATTGGCAAGTGACAATATCAAACAAAGTAGATTTAAAACTACGTTTAATGTAGCAGTACCGCGATCGCACTGTCCATTTTGCAAAAAAAATATTTCGGCTTATCACAATATTCCACTTTTCAGTTATTTATTTTTGAGAGGAAAAAGCGCTTGTTGTGCTCAAAAAATTCCTCTTCGATATCCGATAATTGAATTATCCTCGCTCATTATTTCCCTATTTTTATCGGCGCATTATGGCGCTAGCTGGCAGTTTCTTGCAGCGCTGGGATTTTCATGGACGCTGATTATTTTATTTTATATCGATGTTGAAAATAAAATATTGCCCGATAATTTAACGCTATCATTGTTGTGGGCCGGCCTTTTGATTAACACAGCTCAGATTTTCACCCCAATAGAAAATGCAATTTTTGGTGCGGTTTTTGGTTATGTTTTTTTTTGGATAATTGCTTTTTTATATCATCACTGGCGAGGTATTGAAGGACTCGGGTTAGGCGACGCGAAATTATTATCAGCGTGTGGAGCGTGGTTTGGATGGCAAATGTTGCCTCTGATTATTCTTCTATCTTCCTTGTTAGGAACAGTAATCGGGATTGTGTATTTGCTCATGCGACGCGGCAATCTTCGCGAAGCCATTCCTTTTGGACCTTTTATCGCCATCGCCGCATTCATTTCGATGATCTGGGGGCAAGATATTGTCTCTGCCTATTGCAATTTGATGGATGTGAGTTTTTAA
- a CDS encoding SDR family oxidoreductase, protein MSNVLIISGSSDIGSAVAKKLVETDNNVHLTGRNEETIAPIANELNVTYSVLDASHFNDVNSTFELAQEKLGAIDAVINCAGSLLLKSAHLTTESQYHEVIQANLTTAFAVVHSAGKYMSQKGGSVVLVSSAAALVGLPNHEAIAAAKAGIIGLARSAAATYANNNLRFNVVAPGLVESKLTVALTQSPVGRKASESMHPLGRLGTPEDVASAILFFIAPENSWVTGQVLSVDGGLSYIRPRVKA, encoded by the coding sequence ATGTCAAATGTTTTAATTATATCTGGGAGCAGCGATATTGGCTCGGCAGTTGCCAAGAAGCTTGTCGAAACGGATAATAATGTTCATTTAACTGGTCGTAATGAAGAAACTATCGCTCCAATAGCCAACGAATTAAATGTCACATATTCTGTTTTGGATGCCAGCCATTTTAATGATGTAAACTCAACTTTTGAATTGGCTCAAGAGAAGTTAGGGGCTATTGATGCTGTTATCAATTGCGCTGGTTCATTGCTATTAAAATCAGCACATCTCACCACGGAAAGTCAATATCATGAGGTGATACAAGCTAATCTCACCACCGCATTTGCCGTTGTGCATTCAGCTGGCAAATACATGTCTCAAAAAGGTGGTTCTGTAGTATTGGTGTCATCTGCTGCTGCTTTGGTGGGGCTTCCCAACCATGAAGCTATTGCTGCTGCAAAAGCAGGAATCATTGGACTGGCACGATCAGCCGCTGCTACTTATGCGAATAACAACTTGCGTTTTAATGTTGTTGCACCAGGGCTTGTTGAGTCAAAGCTAACGGTTGCGCTTACCCAAAGTCCAGTAGGTCGTAAAGCATCTGAGTCAATGCATCCATTAGGTAGGTTAGGAACGCCAGAAGATGTGGCTTCGGCTATTTTATTCTTTATTGCACCTGAAAATAGTTGGGTAACTGGTCAAGTATTATCCGTTGATGGCGGTCTGAGTTATATTCGGCCCAGAGTAAAAGCGTGA
- a CDS encoding TIGR01777 family oxidoreductase: protein MKIIISGATGFVGRNLVPALLQNQHEVTVIGRDIKKAKRVFQKEVTCLSWEQLDSITPDTYHAVINLAGENIAERRWSDATKKSIKDSRINTTKKLVKWLQKTDTNKPHLYNASAIGIYGLQDSGETLPPKLSESVPIDFEKPKDFLSEIGVEWESATNEIAAAGLPVTLMRFAVVLKRREGMLKKLELPFALGLGSILGNGHQAVTWIDIDDLVNAILFLLKHPDITGPVNLCAPHAVSQKSFAKSLANTLHRPLFLRMPSAIVNLLFGQMGKELLLGGQNIYPERLLELGFQFLYPDLDSTLQHEWKR, encoded by the coding sequence ATGAAGATTATCATCTCTGGTGCCACTGGCTTTGTAGGTCGAAATCTCGTGCCAGCACTGTTGCAAAATCAGCATGAAGTCACTGTGATTGGTCGAGACATTAAAAAAGCAAAACGTGTATTTCAAAAAGAGGTGACTTGCTTATCTTGGGAGCAATTGGATTCTATCACGCCCGACACTTATCATGCTGTGATCAATCTCGCCGGTGAAAATATTGCAGAGAGACGATGGTCAGATGCGACTAAAAAATCCATTAAAGACAGTCGTATCAATACCACAAAAAAATTGGTGAAGTGGTTACAAAAAACAGATACAAACAAGCCGCATCTTTACAACGCTAGCGCAATAGGGATTTATGGTTTGCAAGACTCTGGTGAAACGTTGCCTCCAAAGTTGTCTGAGTCGGTGCCCATAGACTTTGAGAAGCCTAAGGATTTTTTAAGTGAAATTGGAGTGGAGTGGGAGTCAGCAACGAATGAGATCGCAGCTGCAGGCTTGCCTGTTACCTTGATGCGTTTTGCTGTTGTGTTGAAGCGCAGAGAAGGCATGCTAAAAAAACTTGAATTACCCTTCGCATTAGGGCTTGGCAGTATTCTGGGCAACGGTCATCAGGCAGTAACCTGGATCGACATTGATGATTTAGTTAACGCGATACTATTTCTCTTGAAACATCCCGATATCACAGGTCCTGTTAATTTATGTGCTCCACACGCGGTTTCACAAAAATCATTTGCAAAATCCCTCGCCAATACGTTGCATAGACCTTTATTTTTAAGAATGCCATCTGCGATAGTTAACTTGTTGTTTGGTCAGATGGGCAAGGAATTATTGCTCGGTGGGCAAAATATCTATCCGGAGCGATTGCTAGAGCTAGGTTTTCAGTTTTTATATCCTGATCTCGATTCAACTTTACAGCACGAATGGAAAAGATAA
- a CDS encoding GNAT family N-acetyltransferase, with protein sequence MTETFEIKPASIEDTPLILSFIKELAEYEKLLHEVVATEEILKETLFGENAHAEVLIGYLNHQPVSFALFFHNFSTFLGRPGIYLEDLFVKPVARSKGIGQKMLAYLAHLAKTRKCGRLEWWVLDWNESAIKFYKRIGAKAMDEWTVYRVTDQALDDLAASWTK encoded by the coding sequence ATGACTGAAACATTTGAAATCAAACCAGCAAGTATTGAGGACACCCCTCTTATTCTCTCGTTTATCAAAGAACTTGCTGAGTATGAAAAATTGCTGCATGAGGTTGTTGCAACAGAAGAGATATTGAAAGAAACCTTATTTGGTGAAAATGCACATGCTGAAGTGTTAATTGGCTATCTCAATCATCAACCGGTAAGTTTTGCTTTATTTTTTCATAACTTCTCAACTTTCCTTGGCCGTCCTGGAATTTATTTGGAAGACTTATTTGTAAAACCTGTGGCACGAAGCAAAGGAATCGGCCAGAAAATGTTAGCTTATCTCGCGCATTTAGCCAAAACCAGAAAATGCGGACGTCTAGAATGGTGGGTATTAGACTGGAATGAAAGCGCTATAAAATTTTATAAGCGTATCGGTGCAAAAGCTATGGACGAATGGACAGTTTATCGAGTCACTGACCAAGCTTTAGATGACTTAGCCGCGTCTTGGACAAAATGA